Proteins from a single region of Cytophagaceae bacterium:
- a CDS encoding NIPSNAP family protein, with product MKRLLIGCVLILSSLSVFSQTSKQVYELRTYELRFGGSRAVLENYFKNALFPTLNKYGIKNIGAFEEISKEDPAKLYLLIPYESMESFAGMIQKIDNDSDFKALSKEYDQTPAEKTPYARYTSSLMLAFDGFPKIQKLTSTQKLLEVRIYESHNEGTAANKRSMFNDEELKIFQATNLHTIFFGQNIIGEYLPCLTYMLAFDNMQERDANWKLFGNHPDWKRISNDPKYSGNMNKIRRIFLNPLPYSQL from the coding sequence ATGAAACGGTTATTGATTGGTTGTGTTCTGATTTTAAGTTCATTGAGTGTTTTTTCGCAAACTTCAAAACAAGTCTATGAGCTTCGTACTTATGAACTTCGTTTCGGAGGATCCCGAGCTGTTTTAGAGAATTATTTCAAAAATGCACTTTTTCCTACTTTAAATAAATACGGTATAAAAAATATCGGAGCCTTTGAGGAAATATCAAAGGAAGATCCTGCAAAACTCTATTTATTAATTCCTTATGAGTCAATGGAAAGTTTTGCCGGTATGATTCAAAAAATTGATAATGATTCTGATTTTAAGGCATTGAGTAAGGAGTATGATCAAACTCCGGCAGAAAAAACCCCTTATGCAAGATATACATCGTCATTGATGCTGGCATTTGATGGATTCCCTAAAATTCAGAAACTTACCTCTACCCAGAAACTACTGGAAGTGAGAATTTATGAGAGTCATAACGAAGGTACGGCGGCCAACAAAAGGAGTATGTTTAATGATGAAGAATTGAAAATATTTCAGGCGACCAACCTGCATACTATATTTTTTGGTCAAAATATTATTGGTGAATATTTGCCTTGCCTGACCTATATGCTTGCATTTGACAATATGCAAGAAAGAGACGCCAACTGGAAATTATTTGGCAATCATCCCGATTGGAAACGAATCTCAAACGATCCAAAGTATTCAGGAAATATGAATAAAATTCGGAGAATATTCCTTAACCCATTGCCGTATTCTCAATTATAG
- a CDS encoding esterase family protein, which translates to MKKLLILITLHLSLISFAQTGKVVSFTINSKALQNKGGEDPNRKVSVYLPPNYDASTQRYPVIYYLHGFMGKDNIFPQMQKVLDEGISRQKIKPFIFVQADQYTLFEGSFYSNSSLTGNWDEFESKELVEYLDKNYRTIPTRDSRGIAGHSMGGYGAFKIGMLHPEVFSSIYALSPGLLAMVKEFGPNSSSFKEVQNVKTIEDLKKTYYPKVLVAVGRAWSPNPNKPPFFCDFPFSYEGDKMIVNQAILEKWEANMPVYIVDKYADNLRKMSAIKLDWGRNDSPRFPLQIGMLSQRLENLGINHFAEEYIGDHGNKIWTLDGRVLNDMLPFFNDYLKF; encoded by the coding sequence ATGAAAAAACTACTCATATTAATCACCCTCCACTTATCACTCATCTCATTCGCCCAAACCGGCAAGGTGGTAAGTTTTACAATTAATTCAAAAGCCTTGCAGAATAAAGGTGGTGAAGATCCGAATCGAAAAGTTTCCGTTTATCTGCCTCCTAATTATGATGCTTCCACACAGCGTTACCCGGTTATATATTATTTGCATGGTTTTATGGGGAAAGACAACATTTTTCCTCAGATGCAAAAAGTTTTAGATGAAGGTATATCCCGACAAAAAATTAAACCTTTCATCTTCGTTCAGGCTGACCAATATACACTATTTGAAGGAAGCTTTTATTCAAATTCTTCTCTGACAGGTAATTGGGATGAGTTTGAAAGCAAAGAATTAGTAGAATACTTGGATAAAAACTACAGGACTATTCCCACCAGAGATAGCAGAGGTATTGCCGGGCATTCGATGGGAGGATATGGGGCTTTCAAAATCGGAATGCTTCATCCTGAGGTTTTTAGCAGCATTTATGCCTTGAGTCCCGGATTATTGGCGATGGTGAAAGAGTTTGGGCCCAATAGCTCTTCATTCAAAGAAGTTCAAAATGTTAAAACTATCGAAGATTTAAAGAAAACTTATTATCCAAAAGTGTTGGTAGCAGTTGGACGTGCATGGTCACCAAACCCAAATAAACCGCCATTTTTCTGTGATTTTCCTTTTAGTTATGAAGGTGACAAAATGATTGTAAATCAGGCAATTTTGGAAAAATGGGAAGCCAATATGCCAGTTTATATAGTCGATAAATATGCTGATAACCTGCGTAAAATGTCGGCAATTAAACTGGATTGGGGACGAAATGATTCACCTCGATTTCCGTTACAAATTGGTATGCTAAGTCAGCGTCTGGAAAATCTCGGCATCAATCATTTTGCGGAAGAATATATTGGAGATCATGGCAACAAGATTTGGACATTGGACGGCAGGGTTTTAAATGACATGTTGCCTTTTTTTAATGATTATTTGAAATTTTAA
- a CDS encoding esterase family protein, which produces MKKLIYLILILFAFSAKAATVDTLDVPSAVMKKAYKAAVVLPLSYTKNQASYPVLYLLHGGGGHFRDWLTSTPDKNLVKNLADQYNLIIVMPEGETFGWYMDSPFDPNNKFETYITKEVIQKIDATYRTVKSNKGRVITGLSMGGHGAMYLSARHPELFAAAGTMSGAMDLNYTKFNINPDFAKTLKDLFEKLLGTSDVSNEVYVKNSVVNMVDAIKKNAMPITIDCGVDDFLIGGNRELHNRLLYAGVAHDYTERPGAHTWPYWENSLPFHVLFFHNVLKKNGVALSE; this is translated from the coding sequence ATGAAAAAACTCATCTATTTAATCCTTATTTTATTTGCATTTTCCGCAAAAGCTGCAACTGTTGATACCCTTGATGTGCCGAGTGCTGTCATGAAAAAAGCCTACAAAGCGGCAGTTGTTTTACCTCTTTCATACACAAAAAATCAGGCATCATATCCTGTGCTATATTTACTCCATGGTGGTGGAGGTCATTTTCGCGATTGGCTTACCTCCACACCCGATAAAAACCTTGTAAAAAACCTGGCAGATCAATACAATCTTATCATTGTAATGCCCGAAGGTGAAACTTTTGGTTGGTACATGGATAGCCCTTTCGACCCAAATAATAAGTTTGAAACATACATCACAAAAGAGGTTATTCAGAAAATCGATGCAACTTATCGTACGGTTAAGAGTAACAAGGGGCGTGTAATCACCGGACTGTCGATGGGTGGTCATGGAGCCATGTATCTATCTGCACGACATCCTGAGCTTTTTGCTGCTGCCGGAACCATGAGTGGAGCCATGGATTTGAACTACACTAAATTTAACATCAATCCTGATTTTGCAAAAACACTAAAGGACCTTTTCGAAAAGCTTTTGGGCACTTCTGATGTTTCAAATGAAGTTTATGTAAAAAATTCAGTAGTCAATATGGTTGATGCCATAAAGAAAAATGCGATGCCCATTACCATAGATTGTGGAGTAGATGATTTTCTGATTGGAGGTAACAGGGAGCTGCACAACAGACTTCTTTATGCAGGAGTTGCTCATGATTATACAGAACGACCCGGAGCCCATACCTGGCCTTATTGGGAAAATTCATTGCCATTCCATGTGCTATTTTTTCATAATGTATTGAAAAAGAACGGAGTGGCGTTAAGTGAATGA
- a CDS encoding sodium/sugar symporter, translating into MNSRLSFPDYLVFIVYFIIVSAYGYYIFHKKKSKVSDSKDFFLAEGSLTWWAIGASLIASNISAEHFIGMSGSGFAMGLAISSYEWLSAVTLIIVAIFFIPIYLKNKIYTMPQFLAQRYNGTVATIMAVFWLLLYVFVNLTSILYLGALAVESISGVAFEYCMFGLAIFAIFITLGGMKVIGYTDIIQVVVLILGGLVVTYLALDMVSEKFNGSGVLSALPILKRESNDHFHMIFSEGHKYYYELPGLAVLFGGMWINNLNYWGCNQYIVQRALGADLKTARNGILFAAALKLLIPLICAVPGIAVYVLYQNGFFQHEMVDAAGIVKPDRAYPTLMNLLPQGLKGLSFAALTAAIVASLAGKCNSIATIFSLDIYQKFFDKKASEKKLVRVGRWSILGAFAIALIITPQLKQLEQAYQFVQEYSNYLTPGAFALFFLGLFWKRTTTLSAVVAATLSIPLAVAFKIVPEVPMPFLHRTGWVFLILTVLMIVISLLDKNSKNNPKGLDIDSKWFKVTSSFAILSILVSGIVVALYTVFW; encoded by the coding sequence ATGAATAGTCGTCTGTCGTTCCCCGACTACCTGGTTTTTATTGTGTATTTTATAATAGTGTCGGCCTATGGATACTATATTTTTCACAAGAAAAAATCCAAAGTAAGTGACTCCAAAGACTTCTTTTTGGCCGAAGGCTCTCTCACTTGGTGGGCGATTGGTGCTTCCTTGATTGCCTCCAATATCTCGGCTGAGCATTTTATTGGCATGTCGGGTTCAGGCTTTGCAATGGGTCTGGCGATTTCTTCTTATGAATGGTTGTCTGCAGTTACTCTCATTATTGTTGCCATATTTTTCATTCCGATTTATTTGAAAAACAAGATTTACACCATGCCGCAGTTTCTGGCTCAGCGGTACAATGGCACAGTAGCGACAATTATGGCGGTATTTTGGCTTTTGCTGTATGTATTTGTTAACCTTACCTCCATATTATATTTGGGGGCTTTGGCGGTGGAGAGTATTTCAGGTGTCGCATTTGAATATTGTATGTTTGGGCTAGCTATTTTTGCCATTTTCATAACTCTTGGTGGCATGAAAGTGATTGGCTATACTGATATTATCCAAGTGGTGGTTTTAATTCTAGGTGGTTTGGTGGTGACATATCTGGCTCTGGATATGGTTTCAGAAAAATTCAATGGAAGTGGCGTATTAAGTGCATTACCTATACTTAAAAGGGAATCAAATGACCATTTTCACATGATTTTCTCTGAAGGCCATAAATACTATTATGAATTACCCGGTCTTGCAGTGCTTTTTGGTGGAATGTGGATCAATAACCTCAACTATTGGGGTTGTAATCAATACATTGTTCAGCGGGCCTTAGGGGCAGACCTGAAAACAGCTCGAAACGGAATATTATTTGCTGCAGCACTGAAATTATTGATACCCTTAATCTGTGCTGTCCCGGGAATTGCGGTTTATGTTTTGTACCAAAACGGTTTTTTTCAGCACGAAATGGTTGACGCTGCCGGAATCGTGAAACCTGACAGAGCTTACCCTACGTTAATGAATCTGTTGCCTCAAGGTTTGAAAGGTCTTTCTTTTGCAGCACTTACTGCGGCAATTGTGGCTTCATTGGCCGGGAAATGTAACTCCATTGCCACGATTTTTAGTCTCGACATTTATCAGAAATTTTTCGATAAAAAAGCATCAGAAAAAAAACTGGTCAGAGTAGGTCGATGGTCTATCCTTGGAGCATTTGCAATTGCATTGATAATTACTCCGCAATTAAAACAGTTGGAACAGGCCTATCAGTTTGTTCAGGAATATTCCAATTACCTCACTCCGGGGGCTTTTGCTTTGTTTTTCCTGGGTTTATTCTGGAAAAGAACCACCACCTTGTCGGCAGTAGTAGCTGCAACACTTTCCATTCCATTGGCGGTGGCTTTCAAAATTGTTCCAGAAGTTCCCATGCCATTTTTACACCGCACCGGTTGGGTTTTTCTGATTCTTACCGTGTTGATGATAGTAATTTCTCTTTTGGACAAAAACAGTAAAAACAACCCCAAAGGACTCGATATTGATTCGAAATGGTTTAAGGTCACTTCATCTTTTGCAATTCTTTCAATTTTAGTTTCCGGAATTGTTGTGGCTCTTTATACCGTTTTTTGGTGA
- a CDS encoding sulfatase produces MRKKIAFSLILLIPVIGFIAFKSGKKKRPNIVFIMSDDHAYQAISAYDTRLMQTPNIDRIAKEGMLFTNACVTNSICAPSRAVILTGKHSHINGKIDNYFPFDTTNMTFPQLLQQSGYQTAMFGKLHFGNNPKGFDEFQILPDQGNYYNPDIITKKEGTKKLTGYVTDLITDLTLNWLKNERDDDKPFFLAYLHKAPHREWLPAERHYKEYINKTFPEPETLFDNYEGRGRAAHEQEMNLLTHMNWAGDSKIFPENMDKLGIKESHNYDKRLYNMTVERMNSEQRKVWDETYGKMNQEFIKKYPQMADVDKMKWRYQRYMQDYLGCIASVDEGVGKVLDFLRESGLDENTIVIYTSDQGFYLGEHGWFDKRFIFDQSFKTPLLVKWPGVIKPGSKNTQMVQNLDYAQTFLEAAGIKPPADMQGESLIPIFKGKGRNFRDAAYYHYYEYPSVHMVKRHYAVVTEKYKLVHFYYDVDEWELYDRKNDPNEMKNVYNDPKYKSVKAELHKKLADLRIKYKDSETLDKMYINKYDELLKKGQIFR; encoded by the coding sequence ATGCGAAAAAAAATAGCCTTTTCTTTGATTTTATTGATTCCTGTTATCGGATTCATAGCATTTAAATCAGGGAAGAAAAAGCGACCCAACATCGTTTTTATTATGTCTGATGACCATGCTTATCAGGCTATTTCGGCTTATGATACCAGGCTGATGCAGACCCCCAACATTGACAGAATCGCAAAAGAGGGAATGCTTTTTACCAATGCCTGTGTTACCAATTCAATCTGTGCTCCATCAAGGGCAGTGATTTTAACCGGAAAACACAGCCATATCAATGGAAAAATCGACAACTATTTTCCATTTGATACCACAAACATGACATTTCCTCAATTACTCCAACAAAGTGGTTATCAGACGGCTATGTTTGGAAAATTGCATTTTGGCAATAATCCAAAAGGTTTTGATGAATTTCAAATTCTACCTGACCAGGGCAACTATTATAACCCTGATATCATTACAAAAAAAGAAGGCACTAAAAAGTTGACCGGCTATGTGACAGACCTCATTACGGACCTGACTCTGAACTGGTTAAAAAATGAGAGAGACGATGACAAGCCTTTCTTTCTGGCCTATTTGCATAAGGCACCACACCGCGAGTGGTTACCCGCTGAGAGGCATTATAAAGAATATATTAACAAGACTTTTCCGGAGCCGGAAACACTTTTTGATAACTATGAAGGTCGTGGAAGGGCTGCACATGAACAAGAAATGAATCTGTTAACCCATATGAACTGGGCAGGAGATTCAAAGATTTTTCCTGAAAATATGGATAAATTGGGTATCAAAGAATCTCACAACTATGATAAACGCCTATATAACATGACCGTAGAACGAATGAATTCTGAGCAGAGGAAAGTTTGGGATGAAACTTATGGCAAAATGAATCAGGAATTTATCAAAAAATATCCCCAAATGGCCGATGTTGATAAAATGAAATGGCGTTATCAGAGATACATGCAGGATTATCTGGGATGTATTGCTTCTGTTGATGAGGGAGTAGGTAAAGTCCTGGATTTTTTGAGAGAAAGCGGTCTGGACGAAAATACTATTGTGATTTATACCTCAGATCAGGGTTTTTATCTGGGAGAGCACGGATGGTTTGATAAACGTTTCATTTTTGATCAGTCATTTAAAACACCACTTTTGGTAAAATGGCCGGGTGTAATTAAGCCAGGATCCAAAAACACGCAAATGGTACAAAATCTGGATTATGCTCAGACATTTTTAGAAGCTGCCGGTATCAAACCTCCTGCTGATATGCAGGGTGAAAGTTTAATTCCAATTTTCAAAGGGAAGGGCAGGAATTTCCGTGATGCAGCATATTATCATTATTATGAATACCCAAGTGTACACATGGTGAAGCGGCACTATGCAGTGGTGACTGAGAAATATAAACTGGTGCATTTTTACTACGACGTGGACGAATGGGAGCTTTATGATAGAAAAAATGATCCTAACGAAATGAAGAACGTTTACAATGACCCAAAATACAAATCAGTAAAAGCAGAATTGCATAAAAAACTGGCCGATTTGAGAATAAAATATAAAGATTCTGAAACCCTTGATAAAATGTATATCAACAAATATGATGAATTATTGAAAAAAGGTCAGATTTTTAGATAA
- a CDS encoding DoxX family protein — MTKIGRFLLAIPMAVFGVLHFMAADNMAPMVPIPGGVIWVYVTGVALIAAAVSIIMQKKARLASTLLAILLLIFVFAVHLPGVMAGGEGAQMSMMSLLKDVAIAGGALVYAGTQPIE, encoded by the coding sequence TTGACCAAAATTGGTCGTTTTCTACTGGCCATTCCAATGGCTGTTTTCGGAGTTTTACACTTTATGGCTGCGGACAACATGGCTCCAATGGTTCCAATTCCCGGAGGAGTGATTTGGGTGTATGTTACCGGTGTTGCTTTGATTGCTGCTGCGGTGAGTATTATCATGCAAAAGAAAGCCCGGTTGGCCTCTACCTTATTAGCAATTTTGCTTTTGATCTTTGTTTTCGCAGTTCATCTGCCAGGCGTAATGGCGGGTGGTGAAGGAGCACAAATGTCAATGATGTCCTTGCTGAAAGATGTTGCAATTGCAGGTGGTGCTTTGGTTTATGCAGGTACTCAACCCATTGAATAA